In Levilactobacillus brevis, a single genomic region encodes these proteins:
- a CDS encoding aldo/keto reductase: MHNDIPELPLNNGNRIPQLGLGVFQVDNAEDTKNAVKWALAAGYRHIDTAAYYGNEQWVGEAIRESGVKREDIFVTSKLWNSERGYDETKKAFQTTLDKLGFDYLDMFLIHWPAPGYAESWRAMEDLYKAGKIKNIGVSNFNQAQLEKLMETATVKPVVDQIETHPYFQEDDLHAYLETQGILHEAWSPLGGGKNSALTDPVINELAAAHDVSAAQIILRWHIQREEIVIPKSTHEARIQQNRDVFAFGLDEDEMRAISDLDAGKRVGPDPADEAWLKQSQSYSSRK, from the coding sequence TTGCATAATGACATTCCTGAATTACCTCTAAATAACGGCAACCGGATTCCCCAACTTGGTCTGGGCGTCTTTCAAGTCGACAACGCCGAAGATACTAAGAACGCCGTCAAATGGGCGTTGGCTGCGGGCTATCGTCACATCGACACGGCTGCATATTACGGCAATGAACAGTGGGTCGGCGAAGCCATTCGCGAGAGCGGCGTGAAGCGTGAAGACATCTTCGTCACGTCCAAACTGTGGAACAGTGAACGCGGCTATGACGAGACCAAGAAGGCCTTTCAGACCACGCTGGACAAGCTGGGCTTTGACTACCTGGACATGTTCTTGATTCACTGGCCAGCTCCCGGTTACGCCGAAAGTTGGCGGGCCATGGAAGACCTGTACAAGGCTGGTAAGATCAAGAATATCGGGGTTTCCAACTTCAATCAAGCGCAATTGGAGAAACTGATGGAGACGGCGACGGTGAAGCCCGTGGTCGACCAGATCGAAACGCACCCGTATTTCCAAGAAGACGACTTACACGCTTACTTGGAGACGCAGGGCATCTTGCACGAAGCCTGGAGTCCATTAGGTGGGGGCAAGAACAGCGCGTTGACCGATCCCGTGATTAACGAATTGGCCGCCGCCCACGATGTCAGTGCTGCCCAAATTATTTTACGTTGGCACATTCAACGCGAAGAAATTGTGATTCCTAAGTCTACCCATGAAGCACGGATTCAACAGAACCGAGACGTCTTTGCCTTTGGCTTGGATGAAGACGAGATGCGGGCCATCAGTGACCTAGACGCCGGCAAACGGGTGGGTCCCGATCCAGCCGATGAGGCCTGGCTCAAACAATCGCAAAGCTACTCCAGCCGTAAATAA